A genomic window from Vitis riparia cultivar Riparia Gloire de Montpellier isolate 1030 chromosome 18, EGFV_Vit.rip_1.0, whole genome shotgun sequence includes:
- the LOC117906462 gene encoding metal transporter Nramp5-like isoform X2 produces MGSLQESSDSGRSCCDAHRLDLNHQKPGWRNFLAFVGPGFLVSLAYLDPGNLETDLQAGSNHGYELLWVVLIGLIFALVIQSLAANLGVITGKHLSELCRAEYPKYVKYCLWLLAEIAVIAADIPEVIGTAFALNILFKVPVWAGVLFTGLSTLLLLGLQRYGVRKLEMLIAGLVFIMAGCFFAEMSYVKPPASRVIKGMLTPKLKGSTATTDAIALFGALVMPHNLFLHSALVLSRKVPNSVRGVNDACRYFLIESGMALFVAFCINVAVVSVSGTICSVNNLSKENMDQCSDLNLNSASFLLKNVLGGSSKVVYAIALFASGQSSTITGTYAGQYIMQGFLNLKMKRWLRNLMTRCIAITPSLIVSIISGSAGAGRLIIIASMILSFELPFALIPLLKFSSSSTKMGPHKNSIYVIVFSWILGFGLMGINIYYLATGFVNWLLHNDLPKVGNVFIGIIVFPLMAVYVLAVLYLTFRKDTVVTFIEAEKDEHSARTHVEKKLEAEKYDQSARTHVEKKLDNSNQTFELSHLHREDLIDIHLPN; encoded by the exons ATGGGAAGCCTGCAGGAATCTAGTGATTCAGGAAGATCATGCTGTGATGCTCATCGTCTTGATTTAAATCACCAG AAACCCGGATGGAGAAACTTTCTGGCGTTCGTTGGCCCTGGTTTTCTCGTCTCATTGGCTTATCTCGACCCAGGAAATT TGGAAACTGATCTACAGGCAGGATCCAATCATGGATACGAG CTGCTGTGGGTGGTGCTCATCGGATTGATATTCGCCCTCGTAATCCAATCACTTGCCGCAAATTTGGGTGTGATCACAG GGAAACATCTTTCAGAGCTATGCAGGGCAGAGTACCCAAAATATGTCAAGTATTGTTTATGGTTGTTAGCTGAGATTGCCGTCATTGCCGCTGATATTCCTGAAG TGATAGGGACAGCCTTTGCATTGAATATACTTTTCAAAGTACCAGTATGGGCTGGAGTGCTCTTCACAGGTTTGAGCACCCTCTTGCTTCTTGGCCTCCAGAGATACGGG GTGAGGAAGTTGGAAATGTTGATAGCAGGGCTGGTATTCATAATGGCAGGGTGCTTCTTTGCCGAAATGAGTTATGTGAAGCCTCCGGCTTCAAGGGTGATAAAGGGCATGTTAACCCCCAAACTCAAAGGTTCGACCGCCACCACTGATGCCATTGCGCTTTTCGGTGCTCTCGTCATGCC TCACAACCTCTTTCTCCATTCTGCCCTTGTACTCTCTAGGAAGGTCCCCAATTCAGTCCGTGGCGTCAAT GACGCATGTCGATATTTCTTGATAGAGAGTGGAATGGCATTGTTTGTAGCATTTTGTATCAATGTTGCAGTTGTTTCTGTGTCGGGCACTATTTGCTCTGTGAACAATCTTTCCAAAGAAAACATGGATCAATGCAGTGATCTCAATCTTAATTCTGCTTCTTTCCTCCTCAAg AATGTGCTGGGAGGGTCAAGCAAGGTGGTCTATGCTATTGCATTGTTTGCCTCAGGCCAAAGTTCCACCATCACAGGCACTTATGCTGGACAATATATCATGCAG GGTTTCTTGAATCTTAAGATGAAGAGATGGCTAAGGAACCTAATGACTAGGTGCATTGCCATTACACCTAGCCTCATTGTCTCCATTATTAGTGGATCTGCTGGGGCTGGCCGACTCATTATCATTGCATCA atGATACTGTCATTTGAACTTCCATTTGCTCTAATCCCACTCCTGAAATTCAGTAGCAGTAGCACCAAGATGGGCCCTCACAAGAATTCAATATAT GTTATAGTGTTCTCATGGATATTGGGATTTGGACTGATGGGCATCAACATTTACTACTTAGCCACAGGCTTTGTGAATTGGCTACTCCATAATGATCTTCCCAAGGTGGGAAATGTGTTTATTGGGATCATAGTGTTTCCTCTCATGGCAGTCTATGTCCTTGCAGTCCTCTATCTCACCTTTCGAAAAGACACTGTGGTGACCTTCATTGAAGCAGAGAAGGATGAGCACAGTGCCCGAACCCATGTGGAAAAAAAGCTTGAAGCAGAGAAGTATGATCAGAGTGCCCGAACCCATGTGGAAAAAAAGCTTGACAATTCCAATCAAACGTTTGAATTAAGCCATCTACACAGAGAGGATCTTATCGACATCCATCTACCAAATTAA
- the LOC117906462 gene encoding metal transporter Nramp5-like isoform X1 produces the protein MGSLQESSDSGRSCCDAHRLDLNHQKPGWRNFLAFVGPGFLVSLAYLDPGNSFFFSLFLFHVTVETDLQAGSNHGYELLWVVLIGLIFALVIQSLAANLGVITGKHLSELCRAEYPKYVKYCLWLLAEIAVIAADIPEVIGTAFALNILFKVPVWAGVLFTGLSTLLLLGLQRYGVRKLEMLIAGLVFIMAGCFFAEMSYVKPPASRVIKGMLTPKLKGSTATTDAIALFGALVMPHNLFLHSALVLSRKVPNSVRGVNDACRYFLIESGMALFVAFCINVAVVSVSGTICSVNNLSKENMDQCSDLNLNSASFLLKNVLGGSSKVVYAIALFASGQSSTITGTYAGQYIMQGFLNLKMKRWLRNLMTRCIAITPSLIVSIISGSAGAGRLIIIASMILSFELPFALIPLLKFSSSSTKMGPHKNSIYVIVFSWILGFGLMGINIYYLATGFVNWLLHNDLPKVGNVFIGIIVFPLMAVYVLAVLYLTFRKDTVVTFIEAEKDEHSARTHVEKKLEAEKYDQSARTHVEKKLDNSNQTFELSHLHREDLIDIHLPN, from the exons ATGGGAAGCCTGCAGGAATCTAGTGATTCAGGAAGATCATGCTGTGATGCTCATCGTCTTGATTTAAATCACCAG AAACCCGGATGGAGAAACTTTCTGGCGTTCGTTGGCCCTGGTTTTCTCGTCTCATTGGCTTATCTCGACCCAGGAAATT cctttttcttttctttatttctttttcatgtcACAGTGGAAACTGATCTACAGGCAGGATCCAATCATGGATACGAG CTGCTGTGGGTGGTGCTCATCGGATTGATATTCGCCCTCGTAATCCAATCACTTGCCGCAAATTTGGGTGTGATCACAG GGAAACATCTTTCAGAGCTATGCAGGGCAGAGTACCCAAAATATGTCAAGTATTGTTTATGGTTGTTAGCTGAGATTGCCGTCATTGCCGCTGATATTCCTGAAG TGATAGGGACAGCCTTTGCATTGAATATACTTTTCAAAGTACCAGTATGGGCTGGAGTGCTCTTCACAGGTTTGAGCACCCTCTTGCTTCTTGGCCTCCAGAGATACGGG GTGAGGAAGTTGGAAATGTTGATAGCAGGGCTGGTATTCATAATGGCAGGGTGCTTCTTTGCCGAAATGAGTTATGTGAAGCCTCCGGCTTCAAGGGTGATAAAGGGCATGTTAACCCCCAAACTCAAAGGTTCGACCGCCACCACTGATGCCATTGCGCTTTTCGGTGCTCTCGTCATGCC TCACAACCTCTTTCTCCATTCTGCCCTTGTACTCTCTAGGAAGGTCCCCAATTCAGTCCGTGGCGTCAAT GACGCATGTCGATATTTCTTGATAGAGAGTGGAATGGCATTGTTTGTAGCATTTTGTATCAATGTTGCAGTTGTTTCTGTGTCGGGCACTATTTGCTCTGTGAACAATCTTTCCAAAGAAAACATGGATCAATGCAGTGATCTCAATCTTAATTCTGCTTCTTTCCTCCTCAAg AATGTGCTGGGAGGGTCAAGCAAGGTGGTCTATGCTATTGCATTGTTTGCCTCAGGCCAAAGTTCCACCATCACAGGCACTTATGCTGGACAATATATCATGCAG GGTTTCTTGAATCTTAAGATGAAGAGATGGCTAAGGAACCTAATGACTAGGTGCATTGCCATTACACCTAGCCTCATTGTCTCCATTATTAGTGGATCTGCTGGGGCTGGCCGACTCATTATCATTGCATCA atGATACTGTCATTTGAACTTCCATTTGCTCTAATCCCACTCCTGAAATTCAGTAGCAGTAGCACCAAGATGGGCCCTCACAAGAATTCAATATAT GTTATAGTGTTCTCATGGATATTGGGATTTGGACTGATGGGCATCAACATTTACTACTTAGCCACAGGCTTTGTGAATTGGCTACTCCATAATGATCTTCCCAAGGTGGGAAATGTGTTTATTGGGATCATAGTGTTTCCTCTCATGGCAGTCTATGTCCTTGCAGTCCTCTATCTCACCTTTCGAAAAGACACTGTGGTGACCTTCATTGAAGCAGAGAAGGATGAGCACAGTGCCCGAACCCATGTGGAAAAAAAGCTTGAAGCAGAGAAGTATGATCAGAGTGCCCGAACCCATGTGGAAAAAAAGCTTGACAATTCCAATCAAACGTTTGAATTAAGCCATCTACACAGAGAGGATCTTATCGACATCCATCTACCAAATTAA
- the LOC117907077 gene encoding transcription factor MYB44-like has protein sequence MAATGLCLSPGNPTRSDVSDTGFPVVSSPNLYRPMARIGAVQVPPQQFEPSSKKDDPPTALTLSLPRTETYKNEYESPPLDSAPRHNKVASPNNQPALTFAMSENLEPMIFGTNFFLMVQDMIKIEVRNYMLGLEINGICSQSEGNIINAAINRIGEGFIFVLKPNFC, from the coding sequence ATGGCAGCAACGGGGCTTTGCTTAAGCCCTGGCAATCCTACTAGATCTGATGTAAGCGACACTGGCTTTCCCGTAGTTTCTTCTCCAAATCTGTATCGACCTATGGCAAGAATTGGAGCAGTCCAAGTGCCTCCTCAGCAGTTTGAGCCATCCTCGAAGAAAGACGATCCTCCAACAGCGCTCACCCTCTCCCTCCCAAGAACTGAGACCTACAAGAACGAGTACGAATCTCCACCTCTCGACTCTGCTCCTCGCCACAACAAGGTGGCGTCTCCAAATAATCAACCAGCTCTGACCTTCGCTATGTCGGAGAATCTTGAGCCGATGATCTTCGGTACAAACTTTTTCCTTATGGTACAAGACATGATCAAGATTGAAGTGAGGAACTACATGTTAGGACTTGAAATCAACGGGATATGCTCGCAGAGTGAGGGAAATATCATAAATGCTGCCATTAATCGCATTGGAGAAGGGTTCATATTTGTcttaaaaccaaatttttgttga